ttcatagacggacttcatttatttttagactgTATGACGAATACACAGTaaactaaagagaaaaggaagaaaggaaagtgagGGGAAACCCTCCCGCCTGTTCAAGGGCACAGCGGCACTGGCCCAGGgccctcctgcccaccctgctGGGGTGACACCTGCTCCACCCGAGCGGCCACGGTGGTGCTTGGGAAGGGATGCGCTGGGGGTGGCCGGGCAGGAGGGCTGCTCGCTGAGGCTCCGAGGTGCCCGGTAGGGTTCTCGGTCCCTCGAGCACAGCACCTGTGACCAGTCCTGGGTCCCTGGGTGGGGCAATGTTGTCTGTGTGCCTCCCGAGAAGCTCTCGGTCCCCCGAAAGGGCCAACGTCGGCCAAAGGTGGGCGCCCCAGCGAGGGCTGAGCATGGGCAGTCGGAGCCCCATCCTCAGGTGTTTGCCACCCAGGCGGCACCCGTCAAGGAGCACGGGAGGGTGGGCCTCTGTGTGGTGGCCTAACGTGAGCCTTCCCCGGCCTGGCCGACTCCACATACCCTTCAGAGGTGGACGCCACGGGTCCTCCGCCTGCCCTTGAGTGGGGTCAGTGTGGTGGCCGAGGCCCGGCCCCGCTTCCTGACCCCCGGGACGCAGGCCACAAGGGTCAGAGCGGGCCAGTGCGCTGCCTGCAGCCACCTCTACACTGTGTGGGGCAGCAATCAGGCTAGAGACGGAGCCTTCCTCCTGTGACCGCCcgccctgccccccttccccccaggtCGGTGCTCCCAGTGCACGACGGTGCTGTCCTGACCCCCGGCCCCCGGCCTCTCCAAGAGGCTCCCCTCCCCGTGTCAGGAACACAGGGCTCCCGAGAAAGCTACGGCGCTGCCAGCGGAGCCCCCATCTGAACAAAGGACACTGTACACAAACACTGCAGTCACTTCGGGAGGACCACCGCGCCGCGTCTGTCCTCTGCACGCACGCGCAAGCACCAGGGGACGGACGACCCGCGCAGGGCCTGCCCCACAGCGGGGCCCAGCTCGGCCTCTCCACACCCACCCTCCGGTCCCAGCCTGAGCGCCGCCGCTGACGCCAGCCACGGGAGTAGGGCGCCGGCTGGCGTGCGTGGGGAGCGGCCCTGCGGGAGCCCCACCGCTGCTGCCGACGCGGGTGCTCCAGGTCTGACAGCTGCTGTCGCTTTGCTCAGGAAAACCTAACAACTAGGACAGCCTCCAGTCAGGGGATGCGTTCTCCGTTCAGCTATGAATCGTGACCTATTTAAGAACCACCCCCCCCCAACTGCCCTTATTTATCCTGCCAGCCGGCCCGTCTACAGTTAGGACTGTTTGTTCTCATTTACACATCCATCCACGCTGGCTCACGCATCCCTGCCTTGGTTTGTAACGGAGACGGGCTTTGCTTTCTTGTTCTGGTAGCCTATGTTTCAGTTGGGGCGCTGGCTCCACCCCCTCTTCCCAAGGGAACCCCACTGCACTGCGTTTCCACCTCTAGACGCTGTAATAAAATACCTGTTTTCACTTGAACCTGGTCTGGTGGCAGTGTTTCTTCCCGACCGTGACACGGCAAGGTCCTGGAGCGCAAAGAGGGTCCCGGGCCGTGACAGCCATCCCCAGTTGGGGAGGACGGTCACTCCCAGCAGAAGCCCCACCTGCTCCGGGAGGCAGGCCCTGTGACCACAGCAGACAGTGAGCCCCACCTCAGGgaggcccagcccctccttcaGGGCCAACACCTGACTAGGTCAGGCCCACTCAGGGTGGGCCTCCTCCTTGACTAACTGAAACCGACTGCTTGGGTACTTTTCACAACACCAACAAAACCCTTCCCGAAGTCCCACCTGCACTCGGAGGGAGGCCTGTGAGCCCCAGAGGCCCTGTGGGCTGGGCCCCAGCCTCCCTACCTTTCCTGGCTCTGGGTTCTAGGCCTCCTCTCCTCTGTTCCTACTGGGCACTTAAACCTTGAACCTGGGCAGGGCTTCACTTCCCTCAGGACCCCGCTGTGACTCTGCGGGACCGGCAGCCTGCGGAGGACAGGGGTCCCTCTGCATTCACTGCACCGCCGTCCCGTGTGAAAAAGAGGTACCTTTATTTGAACAGCAAAACTGGCCACCCGAAAGGCGCACCTTCCAGCTCTGCCCAGAGGCGTCCGGCCGGGGCCTGCCCCTTCAGCAGGAGAATTCACAGCAGCCCCAGCATGGGCCCACGCCCTTCACAGCATCACCTAATGTTGTACATTCAGCCTGCACGGGGCAGGAGAGTTGCACCAGCCTCAGGCACCTGCCAGGCCTGGATGGACGCACCCAGGGGGCTGGGCATAGCTCCTGGGAAGGGACACCTGTCCCCTGGCAGCAGCATGTGGCACTGAGGTGCCAAACCAGTCCAGTGGGTCCCAGAGCATCCAGAAGGGGCTTGCTGGGTTGTTTCTTCAAAAAGGCAGCCCCTGCGGGTCCTGGggcttttaaaatctgtaaacCAAGACACCTCCCACGACAAATCCAGGCTTGGCCGAGAAACCGGGGACCCAGGGAGGGTTCATCCAGCCCCCAGCAGGAAAGCTGAGGAGCCCCACACCCAGACTCATGCCTTCAGGCCGCTCAGCTGGAACCTGGCCTCCTCGGATATGCCGAACTGCTCCAGGGGATCCTGTGTGGGTGGAtgatggcgggggcgggggcgggggggggggacggCATGAGCCTAGGCCCAGAAgacccccaactcccacccctgCACCCACGCGCACCTTGCCAGTCATCTTCTGGATCTCATTCCGGTAGAAGATGAGGCTCCTCCGCATGAACTCGTAACTAGGGAGGAGGCTGGTGTGAGTCCACAgggcctgccccgcccccgccccaggcccTCAAGGCGGCCGCACCCCACCTGGCTCGACGCAGAGCAGCCATCCACTCCTGACACTGCTCCTCACTGCAACACTCAAAGTGATACTTTCTCTCTGGGTCCTCTAGAAAGCCTGCGGAAGGAGTAGCCCCCATCTGTCCCCGCTcgctcccacctccccccacacccagccCTCAACTTCCTCTTGCCATTGTCCACGACTGTCCCCTTTCCAGCCCCAGCCCGCCTGGGCccactgcttcccaccagctgggcgtcggttgaactgtgtcccccaaaagatGTATGTTCGAGTCTTAAAAAACATGAGACATTTCCCAGGACTATGAATCTATCCGGATGTGGAAGCACTGCAGGTCTAAGCAGTTACAAGCAGTTGAGCTGAAGTCACGCTGCACTAGGGTGAGCCTCTAATCCAACAGGACTGGTGTTCTTAAGAAAAGTGAAACCTGGACACGACCACACAAGGGAGAAGATCCCATGAAAAGGAAGGCAGAGGTGGAGTGAAAACGGTCGCCAGCGACCCCCCAGAAGCCGGGAGAGAGATCATGGGGGCAGATTCtccttcagaaggaaccagccatgCCAACACTCTTGATGTCACACTTCTTGCCCCCCAGGACcgggagaaataaatttctgctgtttaagcccccTAGTCTGTGGCACTCTTGCAGCCTCCCCAGAAGACTAGTTAGTAGCTCCGTCTTCACCTGCAGACCCCACCCTCTCAAGACGACCCAGGAGAATCCTCCCAGTCCCCCAGCACAGGGCCCTGATcccaggagaaatgaaacaaTTACAGCGAGGCATCCACCCCAGAGGGCAGCGCTCCCCAACAAGACAAGGGCGGTCTCTGGGGTAATGCGCTCGGCCTGGGCCCCCACCCAGAGGAGCCAGCGCGAGTGGGGCTGCCCGGGACACTGGACTCAGCTTCTGGGGACTCAGGCGGGGCCGCGCCGGGGTGGAGCGGGGCGGAAGGGGGTCAAGTAGCCTCGCCCCAGGCCGCACTCACTGATGGAGAAGCCGCTGGGCTCTTCCTGAGCGACTCTGCAGTGCTCCAGCAGCAGGGCTCCGACGGGCTAGGGGCAGACAGGAGCATGGGGGCGGGCACCGGGAacctgcccccgccccgccccccccaactcCGGACCCCGACCCCGACCCCAACCCCaaaccccgcccccgccctccccgccgCCTTACCTCCGCCTCGTCCGTCCGGAAGTAGAAAAGGAAGTTGACCACCAGCTTCACCAGCCGCCGTTTCACCACTGCGGGAACAAGGCGGGCTCGCGCGGGTTCCGCGgctgcccaccccgccccccggccaCCCTGCCGCCCGGCCGCTCACCGCTGCCCTTCTTGGGGCCCCGCATGCCCAGCTCAGCTGCCATCTCGGCCGGCTGCCGGGACAGCGCCTGCAGCTCCTTCTCGTTATAGCGCATGGCGCCGCTGGGACCCAGAACGCGGAGCGCTGGGCCGCGCCCTCCGGGCCGCCGTCCTCACTCGCGCCGCTGCCGGCGCTAAAAGAGTCCCACGGCGTCGTCCCGGAAGCGCGGCCGGAGCTACCACGCCTGCGCGCTCCCGGGCCGCTCAGCCTGTCCTACACCGGCGAGTGGCAGAAGCGTCCCGGGGGCCGCCGGGGCCGAGTAGAGCCTTCGTGGAGCGCACAGAGCAGTAGGCGAGATGGACGGTTGTCATGTAACCAGGCAACAAGGTGGACCCGGGGTGGAAACGATAAAGCACCCCCACGACCTATAGCGCCCAGTACTCAAGAAAACAGGCGGATGGGAGTGGGAGACGAGAAGCAACTCGCTATCCCGCGAGAACTGGCTCCGCGCGAGTTTGGCCGACCATGACAGTGAGAGCCAGTGCGCACGCGCGCTTCGGTTTCCGGCCTGCGCTTCTACTGCCCGCTGTCCTCCAGCCTCCGAAGCGTCTAGCCCGCGCCGCTGGGCGGGCCGGGCATGCGCACACGGAAGACCCCGCCCCGCTTGCCCTTGGAAGTGCTTCCTTAGCCCGCGGCGCGCATGTGCAGAACGAAGTCGGCGCGGCGGCAGAGGTGGTGGACGAACAGGCGACGGCGGTGCGGCCGCGGGTGAGAGTTAAGAGCCGCGGGGGGCTAGGGCGGCGACCGCGAggggctccctggaagggagtgGGCGAGGGGCTCCTCGGCAGGGGCGCGGGCTGGGGGCGGGCGCCGGCTCCCCGCCCGCGCCCGGCGCTGGGCAGGCCCGACCCCCACACCCCCGCCCGCTAGGAGCTCCGGCTGCAAAGGCCCATTGGGTCGGGTGGCGGCTCCCGTGGTCCGGGGCGCCTTCCCTGCGCCCGAGGACTCGTCCGTTGGCTTGCTGGCTCTGTGGTCCGGGACTCACCTGGATAGGGGTGACGGCGGCCCCAGTTCCAGGCCCACCGAGTGGAAAGGAAGGTCCGGAGGCGGAGCGCCCGGCACCGCGCCCGAGGCCACCAGAGCCCGTTAGCTGGGCCCGTTTCGCAAGCGAAGCCCCgaggttaagtgacttccccGCCTGTCAGTCTAGGTTTCTTATACCattcttcctcctgccccccaaAGCTCATTAACTTCTTCACCTTTCCTATTTGCCTGATTTTCTTTGCTTGTTGTTAAACCTTTGTACTCAAAGCGTTTTCACCTCACACGCCTAGCGGTTGTATTTTCCCACAGGTTGAAACAAATGgatgtcttttttcctttcccccgTGGAAACTTCCCTCTCAAAGCTGTCATCCTCCTGCTCCGGTCGGGACTGGAGCCCCACCTTTCAGCTGAGTAGCTGTCCTAGAACCTGCTGTCCGGGCTCCCCTGGGCTGGCTTGTTTTCATCTACTCCCCTTTCTTTATTCCATCAGAGCTCATCAGGTTGCTTTTGAAGAAGtcgactcttttttttttttttttttgcggtacgcgggcctttcactgttgtggcctctcccgttgcggagcggacgcgcaggctcagcagccatggctcacgggcccagccgctccgcggcatgtgggatcttcccgggccggggcacgaacccgcgtcccctgcatcggcaggcggactcgcaaccactgcgccaccagggaagccctcgactcatttttttatattgagctctCGGTTAGCTGAAAACGGCTTTATTTACCCTCACAGGCAGAAGGGTGGGTGTAAAGTTCCAGATCAAAAGCCCCCGGTGGGAACTGTGAAAGCATTGCCCGTCTTAGGAGTTCCCTGCTGTCCTGAAGGGTCTCGTCCCGTTCTGGTTTCCGacgtcttgtttctgattttctttctgtcgAGTAGAAACTTTAGGTTTTCATTAGTGCTGTGAAATTTCATGGTCTCTTCGTTTGagagtgtttttttttggttttgtctgaAAATTAGGTTCTTTCAGTCCTGgggtattttcttttatttcataggTTATTTCTTTGATGACATTCTCCacgtttgttctttttaattgttattttctgtGGGTCTGTAGTTGATTTATGacatcgtgttagtttcaggcgtacagtaaagtgatttatacacatacatgtgttcgctctttttcaggttcttttcgcatataggtcattgcagagcattgagcacagttccctgtgttatgcaggAGGTCCGtattgattatcttttttttgaatatatttattttatttatttatttatttttggctgtgtcgggtctttgttgctgcgcacgggctttctctagttgtggcgagcaggggctactcttgcggtgcgcgggcttcttgtcgtggcagcttctcttgttgaggagcacgggctctaggtgcgcaggcttcagtagttgtggctcacgggctcagtagttgtggctcgcgggctgttagagcgcaggctcagtagttgtggcgcacgggcttagctgctccgcggcacgtgggatcctcccggagcggggcacgaacccgtgtcccctgcatgggcaggcggactctcaaccagtgtgccaccagggaagccctggttatctattttacatagagTGGTGTGTCCGCGTTTCGTTCTGTTTTCAGTTTGTGATTTCTAGGTTCTTGTTTTGCCTCtttattattttgctgtttttgttattgttgttcatTTTCCCGTTCTTCGTTATGAAAGCCGCCTTTGACTCTTACATTCAAGCGCTCGTATTCATTGTTTTGTCAGGTTCATCACGTATTTacttttaaaggtttatttttttttttaactttatttgtttatttatttaggctgcaccgggtcttagttgtggcatgcggactcttagttgcagcatgtgggatctagttccccgaccagggatggaaccccggccccctgcattgggagcgtggagtcttacccgctggaccaccagggaagtctcagggtTCGTCTGGTTTTAATTCACCGTGCTCACCTTTGGCACCTGTTCTAGTTTCACGATGTGGTAACATCTCCTGTCATCCGGGAGGACGTTAACAACTTCTATTGATGTTTCCACCAggtttcttttttgtctgatacACACGTTTCCTTGCGTCTGTTTATGTTAAGTTACCAGTCTGCATGGAGAGTAGTGCTTCTCATCTAGCGAGCTCAGTGGGCCTGGCAGAGTGCTGGGGTTTGGGGAGTGTGGGGGGCCCCCAACCGTCAGTGTTTGAGAATACTGTCTCTGGTGCTCTCTTCCCAGAAAAGACTCCTGATCTCCCCTGGGCTGGGAGCACCAGCTAGGTCTCCTGCCTGCTGGACACAGACCAGGGGAAGGGGTGTTGCCTGCTTAGTGGGTAggttttttgttgtcttttttttttggctgcatcaggtcttcgttgctgcgcgggctttctctagttgcggtgagcgggggctactcttcgttgcggtgtgtgggcttctcattgcagtggcttctcctgttgtggagcaggggctctgggtacgcgggcttcagtagttgtggctcgcgggctctagaacgcaggctcagtagttgtggcgcacaggcttagttgctccgcggcatgtgggaacttcccagaccagggctcgaacccatgtcccccgcagtggccggcggattcttaaccactgcgccaccagagaagccctagcaGATGGGTTTTGATGGACCTGCCCCCTTTTCTCTTTGGCCTCATCTCAGTCTCTGATAGCTACTGGCACTCACGGTAACGTGGTGAGTGATTAAGTACTTGCTTGCGTTTGGGTTTCCTGAGCCAGTCGGATCCTTTCCACAGGTGCTCTGACGACACCTGTGGCGCGTACTCCCGGCTAGGACAAGAGCTTGTTCTGGCTGCTTGAGGAGAAACTGGGCTCCCCCCAAACTGACTGGAACTCTTGGCTCTGGTAGTGTTTGGCGTTTACCGGTTGGCGGCTCTGGGTGGACTTGGCGTGAAATAAAAAGTCTAGTCCTGGGATTCTGCAGTCTCACCATATGTGAGGTTTTTGTAAACTCATCGAGTCCCACTGCCGGTCGATGGCACAGCTGGCTGGTGCCTGGACTGTTAGTTTCCTGTGGTCGGTGCAGCAAACCACCACTGACTTAGTGGCTTAAACGACCTAAGTTCATGATGCAGCTCTGGAGGTCAGGAGTTCATTGTGAGTCTCACTGAGCTTTATTTCTTCCGGAGGCTCCAGGGCAGCATCGGTtccgccttttccagcttctagaggcgccGCCTCCCTGGCTCGCGGCCCCTCCTGCATCCTCACAGCCAGCAGCGCAGCATCTcccgtctctctctgcctctgaccctcccgcctccctcttataaggaccctggGATGACACTAGGCCCCTTGTGGAATCCAGGGTCCTCCCCTTCTCAGGGGCCTTAACTTAACCCCACCTGCAAAGTCTCCTCTGCCCCGTGAGGTGACACGTCCAGGAACCCTTGAGATGAGATGGGACCATCTTTGGCAGGGGTCATAGTCACTCCTGGGCCCCATCCCTGTGAATTTACCCCAACAGAGACAAGatgccaggggcctggggccaACGTTGACCAGTGGGAAAGGGAGTGTAAGATGAGAGAGGTTCCTGGAGGTTGGGTCTGAGCTGAGCCTGAAGGAGGGTGGGAAACAGTGGCTGGGCTGGAAGAGACATCAAGGGCTCGGGAGAGCCCTCCTTAGCCGCGAATGAGCCGTGAACATCTTGTGCGTTAGGCAGTGGCGGGGGGATAGGTTGGTAGATGTGTTCCTTGTTTCCAGCAAATGTACAGCTGAGCCAGAGAAGCAGAATTTAGGCTGAGAGAAGTAAGTGTAAGACAATCAGAAAGGGAATTCAGAGGAGGGAGTGAACAGCATGGGCTTGGGTGGTCTGgggaggcttcttggaggaggtgagacTAATTAGTGAGACCTTGGTCTCATTTTGCCCTTTGCCATTTCGGGTCCTTGGGTCTTTGCACTCCTCAGGCTGGGAGGACTTCCTCAGTCCACCCACAAGGTCACCTGGAGATGCCctgtttctccttcttcctcatttCCATGTGCCTGGCCCATAGTGGACCCTCGGCCACTGGAAGAGACTTGGTAAAGCGTGGGCATGAGGCTGAGAGCTGCGAGAGCGGGGTGGGGGATGAGGCTGAACCAGGAGGGCGAGGCCTCCTGCGCAGCCTCACAGCCGCCCCTTGGCCTCCACAGGTTTCCTCTCTGGTCTGGTAGAGCCCCAGGGTCCTCACCATGGACTTCCAGCATCGCCCCGGAGGCAAGACCGGGAGTGGGGGCGTGGCCTCCTCCTCTGAGAGCAACCGGGACCGTAGGGAGCGCCTCCGGCAGCTGGCCCTGGAAACCATCGACATCAACAAGGTACACGTGCCCTCCCACCACCTGTGCCCACCCTGCACCAGGGAGCTTCACCTGGAGTGGCAGCTCTCAGTGTCCACCAGAGGCCGGCTGCTGTTCGTAGCCCCACGTTTGAAGGGTCTGTTACCACAGGAAGCTATACTTAGTCAGAGGTGTGGGGAGTCGCCAGTGGTGGGGGCCCTGATGGCACCACGGGCAGCGAAAGACAGCAGCTTATCTGTACAGAGCTGTAGGGAGACAGGCCTCCGCCTCGGCCCTGGGGATACGTATGTGGGTCCCCCTGGGCGCTGTGGGGTGTGCAGCAgcatccctgccctgcccccgtGCCAGATGCCAGGAGCTCCCCAGTCACAGTGGCCACAGATGTCCCCATATGTCGCTCAGCGTCCCTTGGGGGGCGGAATCACCTCCGGTGAGACCCCAGGGATAGGGATTCCACTGACCGCAGGAGACTGGGTTCCATGACCACTTGACCTCTGTGGTCCTGGGATGCTGTACACATTTCAGCCCACACCTgagtgggaggaagaggaggtgatACAGATGATGGGGGCCCCCCTGGTTTACACCAGCTGAGCATCGGGGATTTATCCTGGTGTCCAGTGTGAGCAGGGAGCAGACTCAAGGTTTTCGCGAATAACTGACTAAGGGTTTCTTAGCTTGGAGGTGCGGCCGGGTCATTTCCTGGGGCGTGGGGGCCGTCACGGGCGCTGTTGGGTGTGGAGCAGCACCCTCACCTCCACACTTGATGCCAGGAGCCCCCAACTCGTGACAACGACTGACGTCCCCAGACATTGCCCAGTGGACCCTGGAGGCAGAGTCGCCCTCGAGGTGCCCCTTGGTGTTCAGTGTATAGGTCCTCTTAGACTCTGAAACGCCCTGAGGTGTGTCGAGCCCGCACCGTGTGCCGGACGCTCCCAAAGCCCCTCACAGGCCTGGCCTGGGAGGTCAGTTCTGTTActcttcccattttccagatgaggaaacagagttgAGGGTGGGATTGTCATCGCCAATGACGACACGGTCTCTGGGCGGTGGAGTGGGGACCTGAACCCCTGCCGTCTGCTCTGCGCCTCTTGAGTGGTCACCAGTTGGTCCTGGAGCCCCTGCCCCACTCACGGGATAGGCAGAGACGGGGTCTCCTAGGGCCTCGGGTTGGCCCGCTTGCTTCTCTGCCCGCGTCCGGCTGTGCTGCGGCACGAGGAGTGCTGGCCTGGTCGGCGCCATGGAGATGGATGAGCAGCGGTGCTGTTTCGGCTGTGCCTCCTGGACCCCAGGCTGCCGAGGACGTGGGGCCAGGGCTCCCGGAGGACCCTTCCCCGGAGCTTGCCGCAGGGGCGCGTGgtcagccccagccccacccagtggACTCTGCGGTGCTGCCGTGGGGGCTCCTGCTTGTCCTctgcgccccctcccccgccgcgaGCGTTTGCCCTGAAGAGAGTGGTGTTCTCTCAGCACCCGCCAGGGGCAGCCGTGCTTCTCTCACGCCCGTGCGGGGTccccagggcccctcccaccgcATAACAAGCGTGCTTCCCTCCGCAGGACCCGTATTTCATGAAGAACCATCTGGGCTCCTACGAGTGCAAGCTGTGCCTGACGCTGCACAACAATGAGGtgcggccccgccccgccccgccccaccccacctgtGCTGCTGTGGACTTGCCGAGTCCTTCAGTACCGGTGGCACCGTTGCCACAGATGTGTATCTGGGAACGTGGGGACACCCTGGGACGTTCCACGTCAGGATCGGGGTCGTGAAGTCTAGCCGGTGTGGCTCTAGTTTGCGCCTTTGAAGCAGGCGAGAGTCTGATGCTCCCTCACGCTGGGCCCCTCTCCTGGCATGAGCCTCACCCCCGGCTTTTGGGGGTCTCGTTCCCCTGTGTGCAGACCCACTAGCGCTCGTCTACTCAGCAGCGATTGGGTGCCTACCGGCACCTCCCCACTTGCTTTGCCCTGAGCTGTGCGTCCCTCTCCCATTCTAGGGGAGTTACCTCGCGCACACCCAAGGGAAAAAGCATCAGACCAACTTGTGAGTACCTCACGCCCCTTCCCATACCCGGCGCTCACCCCCACCAGAGCTGTCACCTCACTTGACCCCCGTCCCCCCTGACCTCGAAGCTCCAAGGTTggctggggcagggcgggggggtGGCACTCCTGGCACCTGGGCCTATGGCCTTGGCGGCCTGTGTGGAGGGGCCTCAGCCCCATGTCCGTCCCACCTGCAGGGCCCGGCGAGCAGCCAAGGAGG
This genomic interval from Phocoena sinus isolate mPhoSin1 chromosome 3, mPhoSin1.pri, whole genome shotgun sequence contains the following:
- the PLEKHJ1 gene encoding pleckstrin homology domain-containing family J member 1 isoform X1, with protein sequence MRYNEKELQALSRQPAEMAAELGMRGPKKGSVVKRRLVKLVVNFLFYFRTDEAEPVGALLLEHCRVAQEEPSGFSISFLEDPERKYHFECCSEEQCQEWMAALRRASYEFMRRSLIFYRNEIQKMTGKVRVGAGVGVGGLLGLGSCRPPPPPPPPPSSTHTGSPGAVRHIRGGQVPAERPEGMSLGVGLLSFPAGGWMNPPWVPGFSAKPGFVVGGVLVYRF
- the PLEKHJ1 gene encoding pleckstrin homology domain-containing family J member 1 isoform X2 — its product is MRYNEKELQALSRQPAEMAAELGMRGPKKGSVVKRRLVKLVVNFLFYFRTDEAEPVGALLLEHCRVAQEEPSGFSISFLEDPERKYHFECCSEEQCQEWMAALRRASYEFMRRSLIFYRNEIQKMTGKDPLEQFGISEEARFQLSGLKA